The following are encoded in a window of Amycolatopsis lexingtonensis genomic DNA:
- a CDS encoding sugar ABC transporter substrate-binding protein translates to MRSRTLTLLAATVSTGLVLTACGANSSNSGGTGSSSASSSAQAGGGANGKVGVILPETATSARWEAFDKPMLTAALTAQGFEVDVQNAQGDNQKFATLADGFISSGVKVLVIAPGDPAVGAAVEAKAKTAGIPVIDYDRPSLGGSADYYVSFDNEKVGQLQGQAMADALKSKPGAGFVQIEGAPTDNNATLFTKGQDSVLDPLASAGTLKRIQKQPINDWDNQLGGTTFEQIFTANGGKVDGVVAANDGLAGAVITILKKNGLNGKVPVTGQDATADGLMAVMRGDQYMTVFKPIKEEAESTAKLAAALAKGDTAGADAIATGKLHDPKNNRDIKSVLLTPTTILEKDIKTVVTQGYVKASEICGGDLAAKCTSLGIS, encoded by the coding sequence ATGCGCAGCAGAACCCTTACCCTCCTCGCCGCCACGGTGAGCACCGGCCTGGTGCTGACCGCTTGCGGTGCCAACAGTTCGAACAGCGGGGGCACGGGGAGCAGCTCCGCTTCCTCGTCCGCGCAGGCCGGCGGCGGTGCCAACGGCAAGGTCGGCGTCATCCTGCCGGAGACCGCCACCTCGGCGCGCTGGGAGGCCTTCGACAAGCCGATGCTGACCGCCGCGCTGACGGCGCAGGGCTTCGAGGTCGACGTCCAGAACGCCCAGGGCGACAACCAGAAGTTCGCCACCCTGGCCGACGGCTTCATCAGCTCCGGCGTCAAGGTCCTGGTCATCGCCCCCGGTGACCCGGCCGTCGGTGCCGCGGTCGAGGCCAAGGCCAAGACCGCGGGCATCCCGGTCATCGACTACGACCGCCCGAGCCTCGGCGGCTCCGCCGACTACTACGTCTCGTTCGACAACGAGAAGGTCGGCCAGCTGCAGGGCCAGGCCATGGCCGACGCGCTGAAGAGCAAGCCCGGCGCGGGTTTCGTCCAGATCGAGGGCGCCCCGACCGACAACAATGCCACGCTGTTCACCAAGGGCCAGGACTCCGTCCTCGACCCGCTGGCCTCGGCGGGCACGCTCAAGCGGATCCAGAAGCAGCCGATCAACGACTGGGACAACCAGCTCGGCGGCACGACGTTCGAGCAGATCTTCACCGCCAACGGCGGGAAGGTCGACGGCGTCGTCGCGGCGAACGACGGCCTGGCCGGCGCGGTCATCACCATCCTCAAGAAGAACGGGCTCAACGGGAAGGTCCCGGTCACCGGCCAGGACGCGACCGCCGACGGCCTGATGGCGGTCATGCGCGGCGACCAGTACATGACGGTCTTCAAGCCGATCAAGGAAGAGGCCGAGTCCACCGCCAAGCTGGCCGCCGCCCTCGCCAAGGGTGACACCGCCGGTGCGGACGCGATCGCCACGGGCAAGCTGCACGACCCGAAGAACAACCGCGACATCAAGTCCGTGCTGCTCACGCCGACGACGATCCTGGAGAAGGACATCAAGACCGTCGTCACCCAGGGTTACGTGAAGGCGAGCGAGATCTGCGGTGGCGACCTCGCCGCCAAGTGCACCTCGCTCGGCATCTCCTGA
- a CDS encoding ROK family transcriptional regulator, which yields MIKPVSSSPVARPDEVRRHNRTTLLRLLHVGGPSTRATLAAELGLNRSTIKTLVDGLAEAGVVEEKVPRPGRGAGRPSLLVLPQPHAAVVLAVDLQVEHVALALVGLGGQILGRNSWNLRGRMGQPDEVITHVIESATLLAGDLDVTPVAAGVSVPGVIRRADGYVHEAPNLRWTDVALGERLGGVLQIPILVGNDAEFGAVAEHLRGAARGASDVVYISADVGVGGGVIAEGSALRGGAGYVGEIGHMVIRPDGRPCYCGSSGCWETEVGEAALCRALGLPEDTPRGAILFELRELGRDPETSLTRLAEFAEWLTLGLINVVNLLGPQLVILGDLLTVLPEAVLRHVGTEVRRRSLVSRAVGGTRIVSSALGADVKLLGAAEVAFEVVLDSV from the coding sequence ATGATCAAACCCGTGTCCAGCTCACCCGTTGCCCGACCGGACGAGGTGCGCCGGCACAACCGCACGACCCTGCTCCGCCTGTTGCACGTCGGCGGGCCGAGCACCCGGGCGACCCTGGCCGCCGAGCTGGGGCTCAACCGGAGCACGATCAAGACCCTCGTCGACGGGCTCGCCGAAGCCGGCGTCGTCGAGGAGAAGGTGCCGAGGCCGGGACGAGGGGCGGGCCGCCCCTCGCTCCTGGTCCTGCCCCAGCCGCACGCGGCGGTCGTGCTCGCGGTCGACCTGCAGGTCGAGCACGTCGCGCTCGCGCTGGTCGGGCTGGGCGGCCAGATCCTGGGCCGCAACAGCTGGAACCTGCGCGGCCGGATGGGCCAGCCCGACGAGGTCATCACGCACGTCATCGAGTCGGCGACCCTGCTGGCCGGCGACCTCGACGTGACCCCGGTGGCGGCCGGGGTGTCGGTGCCCGGCGTCATCCGGCGCGCCGACGGGTACGTGCACGAGGCCCCCAACCTGCGCTGGACCGACGTCGCGCTCGGCGAGCGGCTCGGCGGCGTCCTGCAGATCCCGATCCTGGTCGGCAACGACGCCGAGTTCGGCGCGGTCGCCGAGCACCTGCGCGGCGCGGCCCGCGGGGCGTCCGACGTGGTCTACATCTCGGCGGACGTCGGCGTCGGCGGCGGCGTCATCGCGGAGGGCTCGGCGCTGCGCGGCGGCGCGGGGTACGTCGGCGAAATCGGGCACATGGTCATCCGCCCGGACGGCCGGCCCTGCTACTGCGGCAGCAGCGGCTGCTGGGAGACCGAGGTCGGCGAAGCGGCGCTGTGCCGGGCCCTCGGCCTGCCGGAGGACACGCCACGCGGCGCGATCCTGTTCGAGCTGCGCGAGCTGGGCCGCGACCCGGAGACGTCACTGACGCGGCTCGCGGAGTTCGCCGAGTGGCTGACGCTCGGGCTGATCAACGTCGTGAACCTGCTCGGGCCGCAGCTGGTGATCCTCGGTGACCTGCTGACGGTGCTGCCGGAGGCGGTGCTGCGGCACGTCGGGACCGAGGTGCGGCGGCGCAGCCTGGTCAGCCGCGCGGTCGGCGGCACCCGGATCGTGAGCTCGGCCCTGGGGGCCGACGTGAAGCTCCTGGGGGCGGCCGAAGTGGCGTTCGAAGTCGTGCTGGATTCTGTCTGA
- a CDS encoding DEAD/DEAH box helicase, translating into MTETQLGAPPAEKDSTARPLRAWQRRALTKYLTQKPKDFLAVATPGAGKTVFGLRIAAELLSDRTIEAVTIVTPTEHLKHQWAASAAAAGIAIDSNFRNTTGVTSSDYNGVALTYAQVAAHPTLHRVRTENRKTLVILDEIHHGGDAKSWGDAIREAFTPAVRRLCLTGTPFRSDDSAIPFVTYEPDAGGFQRSKADHAYGYADALADGVVRPVVFLAYSGEASWRTSAGEEFTARLGEPLTAEQNARAWRTALDPAGEWIPAVLQAADTRLSQVRQGVPDAGGLVIATDQETARAYAKILERISGETPTLVLSDDPKASGRIKEFSETNERWIIAVRMVSEGVDVPRLAVGVYATSASTPLFFAQAIGRYVRARKKGETASVFLPSVPVLLELASELEAQRDHVLGKPHREKEGWEDELLAQANRTEDEPGEEEKAFTSLGASAELDQVIYDGNSFGTAVFSGSDEEQEYLGLPGLLEPDQVRALLRKRQEEQIADEKRRKPAKEEAPPPAARPQSVSERLGALRKELNALVGMYHHRTKKPHGAIHNELRRVCGGPVTAMATVEQLEERIVTLRSW; encoded by the coding sequence ATGACGGAGACGCAGCTCGGGGCGCCTCCCGCGGAGAAGGACTCGACCGCGCGCCCGCTGCGGGCGTGGCAGCGGCGGGCGCTCACCAAGTACCTGACGCAGAAGCCGAAGGACTTCCTCGCGGTGGCGACGCCGGGTGCCGGCAAGACGGTGTTCGGCCTGCGGATCGCCGCGGAACTGCTGAGCGACCGCACGATCGAGGCGGTCACCATCGTGACCCCGACTGAGCACCTCAAGCACCAGTGGGCGGCCTCGGCCGCGGCGGCCGGCATCGCCATCGACTCGAACTTCCGCAACACCACCGGCGTCACTTCGTCGGACTACAACGGTGTCGCGCTGACGTACGCGCAGGTCGCGGCGCACCCGACGCTGCACCGGGTGCGCACGGAGAACCGCAAGACGCTGGTGATCCTCGACGAGATCCACCACGGCGGCGACGCGAAGTCCTGGGGCGACGCGATCCGCGAGGCCTTCACCCCGGCCGTGCGGCGCCTGTGCCTGACCGGGACCCCGTTCCGGTCCGACGACTCGGCCATCCCGTTCGTCACCTACGAGCCGGACGCGGGCGGGTTCCAGCGCAGCAAGGCCGACCACGCGTACGGCTACGCGGACGCGCTGGCCGACGGCGTGGTCCGGCCGGTCGTCTTCCTGGCCTACTCGGGTGAGGCCTCCTGGCGCACGAGCGCGGGGGAGGAGTTCACCGCGCGGCTCGGCGAGCCGCTGACCGCGGAGCAGAACGCCCGGGCGTGGCGCACGGCGCTCGACCCGGCGGGCGAGTGGATCCCGGCGGTGCTGCAGGCCGCCGACACGCGGCTGTCGCAGGTCCGCCAGGGCGTGCCGGACGCGGGCGGCCTGGTGATCGCCACCGACCAGGAGACGGCGCGGGCGTACGCGAAGATCCTGGAGCGCATCTCCGGCGAGACGCCGACGCTGGTGCTTTCGGACGACCCGAAGGCGTCGGGCCGGATCAAGGAGTTCTCGGAAACCAACGAACGCTGGATCATCGCGGTCCGGATGGTCTCCGAAGGCGTCGACGTCCCGCGGCTCGCCGTGGGCGTGTACGCCACGAGTGCGTCGACCCCGCTGTTCTTCGCCCAGGCGATCGGCCGGTACGTGCGCGCCCGGAAGAAGGGCGAGACGGCGAGCGTCTTCCTGCCGTCGGTGCCGGTGCTGCTGGAGCTGGCCAGCGAGCTGGAGGCGCAGCGCGACCACGTGCTGGGCAAGCCGCACCGGGAGAAGGAAGGCTGGGAGGACGAGCTCCTCGCCCAGGCCAACCGCACTGAGGACGAGCCGGGCGAGGAGGAGAAGGCGTTCACCTCGCTGGGCGCCTCGGCCGAGCTCGACCAGGTCATCTACGACGGCAACTCGTTCGGCACGGCGGTGTTCTCCGGCTCGGACGAGGAGCAGGAGTACCTGGGCCTGCCGGGGCTGCTGGAGCCCGACCAGGTCCGCGCGCTGCTGCGGAAGCGGCAGGAAGAGCAGATCGCCGACGAGAAGCGCCGCAAGCCGGCCAAGGAGGAGGCGCCCCCGCCGGCGGCGCGCCCCCAGTCGGTGAGCGAGCGGCTCGGCGCGTTGCGCAAGGAGCTGAACGCGCTGGTGGGGATGTACCACCACCGGACCAAGAAGCCGCACGGCGCGATCCACAACGAGCTGCGCCGGGTGTGCGGCGGCCCGGTGACGGCGATGGCGACCGTCGAGCAGCTCGAGGAGCGGATCGTCACGCTGCGGTCCTGGTAG
- a CDS encoding sugar ABC transporter permease has protein sequence MTETPAKHEVDTPAAEALAQTQNPTAAITDFGIDTTSMSTGEALRDYFARLRAGELGSLPSLFGLLVLVILFSALSDNFFTLANIANVFPQGAGVIIIAMGIVFVLLLGEIDLAAGVASGTAASVMALHYVHAGNLLGTLGSGVFVTFIAVLAVAMLLSAYQRIWAGAALSLLGLLLVAIGVPANAWLEILLAICVGTAIGCITGFLVSKIGMPSFVVTLALFIVWQGVLLQFIGEGGTIGITNSDVLYKIANGNLNVLGSWIFFLVAAGGFAVITLLSHFRRLQRGLVVQPTALVMAKVGALVVLSALGTWLLTVNRSPNKTVVTIQGIPYVIPIMLALLVAGTYVLNRTKYGRYVYAVGGNKEAARRAGIDVPKIRASVFVIGSAVAAIGGIVAASKVGSVSPQSGGLNTLLYSVGAAVIGGTSLFGGKGRVADAVVGGLVIAVVINGLGLLKQPAAVVNIVTGLVLLLAATVDALSRRRAAASAR, from the coding sequence ATGACTGAAACCCCTGCGAAGCACGAGGTCGACACCCCGGCCGCGGAAGCGCTCGCGCAGACCCAGAACCCGACCGCGGCGATCACCGACTTCGGCATCGACACGACATCGATGTCAACCGGCGAAGCGCTGCGTGACTACTTCGCCCGCCTCCGGGCCGGCGAGCTCGGCTCCCTGCCGTCGCTGTTCGGCCTGCTCGTGCTGGTGATCCTGTTCAGCGCGCTGTCGGACAACTTCTTTACGCTGGCCAACATCGCCAACGTGTTCCCGCAGGGCGCGGGCGTGATCATCATCGCGATGGGCATCGTCTTCGTGCTGCTGCTCGGCGAGATCGACCTCGCCGCCGGTGTGGCCTCCGGCACCGCCGCGTCGGTGATGGCCCTGCACTACGTGCACGCCGGGAACCTGCTCGGCACCTTGGGCTCCGGCGTGTTCGTCACTTTCATCGCGGTCCTCGCCGTGGCCATGCTGCTCTCGGCCTACCAGCGGATCTGGGCCGGTGCCGCGCTGTCGCTGCTCGGCCTGCTGCTCGTCGCGATCGGTGTCCCCGCCAACGCCTGGCTGGAGATCCTGCTGGCCATCTGCGTCGGCACCGCGATCGGCTGCATCACCGGCTTCCTGGTGTCGAAGATCGGCATGCCGTCCTTCGTCGTGACGCTGGCGCTGTTCATCGTGTGGCAGGGCGTCCTGCTGCAGTTCATCGGTGAGGGCGGCACGATCGGCATCACCAACTCCGACGTCCTGTACAAGATCGCCAACGGCAACCTGAACGTCCTCGGCAGCTGGATCTTCTTCCTCGTCGCCGCCGGCGGGTTCGCGGTGATCACGCTGCTCAGCCACTTCCGGCGGCTCCAGCGTGGCCTGGTCGTCCAGCCGACGGCGCTGGTGATGGCGAAGGTCGGCGCGCTCGTCGTGCTCTCGGCGCTGGGCACCTGGCTGCTGACGGTCAACCGCTCGCCGAACAAGACGGTCGTCACGATCCAGGGCATCCCGTACGTCATCCCGATCATGCTGGCGCTGCTGGTGGCCGGGACCTACGTGCTCAACCGGACCAAGTACGGCCGGTACGTCTACGCGGTCGGCGGCAACAAGGAAGCCGCCCGCCGCGCCGGTATCGACGTGCCGAAGATCCGGGCGAGCGTGTTCGTCATCGGCTCGGCGGTCGCGGCCATCGGCGGCATCGTCGCCGCGTCGAAGGTCGGCTCGGTCAGCCCGCAGTCCGGCGGCCTCAACACGCTGCTGTACTCGGTCGGCGCGGCCGTCATCGGCGGCACGTCGCTGTTCGGCGGCAAGGGCCGGGTGGCCGACGCCGTCGTCGGTGGCCTGGTGATCGCCGTGGTCATCAACGGCTTGGGCCTGCTCAAGCAGCCGGCCGCGGTGGTCAACATCGTCACCGGCCTGGTCCTGCTGCTCGCCGCCACGGTCGACGCGCTGTCGCGGCGCCGCGCGGCTGCGTCGGCGCGCTGA
- a CDS encoding DUF3039 domain-containing protein, whose protein sequence is MSTETLTKPETTPEGTDTTDDDTPKMFHYVKKNKIAESAVMGNHVVALCGEVFPVTKSPKPGSPVCPACKEIFDGLRPGE, encoded by the coding sequence GTGAGCACCGAGACGCTGACGAAGCCGGAAACCACGCCCGAGGGCACGGACACCACCGACGACGACACGCCGAAGATGTTCCACTACGTGAAGAAGAACAAGATCGCCGAGAGCGCGGTCATGGGCAATCACGTGGTGGCGCTCTGCGGCGAGGTCTTCCCGGTGACGAAGTCGCCGAAGCCCGGCTCGCCGGTCTGCCCGGCGTGCAAGGAGATCTTCGACGGGTTGCGCCCGGGGGAGTGA
- a CDS encoding YihY/virulence factor BrkB family protein, with product MGEVQPSAATKVARKGPWRLLTRTLGKAWEGNIFSEAAEAAFWQTLSLPPLLLGLLGSLGFVGEWFGQDVVAAVHDRIIGFCKTVFSANAVQDIIEPTVNSILTVGKGEIVSVGFLISLWAGSSAMSSFVDAITVAHDQYGVRNDVWQRIFALLLYLCGLVILVVGLPLLAIGPDLLPEFFPTDWRPTVTSWVSALYFPALGAMITLALTTLYKLALPRKLPWHRGLPGAVLAMVVFLLSSVGLRVYLNWITKTGYTYGALAAPIAFLLLMFFIGLAVVGGAYFNSAIQELWPAKATRRQRRKWRRLEMERASERLRSEEGRKLWERTTTPLKRPRGEDVSENGGAPSEEDTPSPSAPEPAPSAPQGRVSSQRTTRNPPSD from the coding sequence ATGGGTGAGGTGCAGCCGTCCGCAGCGACGAAGGTGGCCCGCAAGGGGCCGTGGCGCCTCCTCACGCGCACGCTCGGCAAGGCCTGGGAGGGCAACATCTTCTCCGAGGCCGCCGAGGCGGCCTTCTGGCAGACGCTGTCGCTGCCGCCGCTGCTGCTCGGCCTGCTCGGCAGCCTCGGCTTCGTCGGCGAGTGGTTCGGCCAGGACGTCGTGGCCGCCGTGCACGACCGGATCATCGGCTTCTGCAAGACGGTCTTCAGCGCCAACGCCGTCCAGGACATCATCGAACCGACCGTGAACAGCATCCTCACCGTCGGCAAGGGCGAGATCGTCTCGGTCGGCTTCCTGATCTCGCTCTGGGCGGGCTCGTCGGCGATGTCGTCGTTCGTGGACGCGATCACCGTCGCGCACGACCAGTACGGCGTCCGCAACGACGTCTGGCAGCGGATCTTCGCGCTCCTGCTCTACCTGTGCGGCCTGGTGATCCTGGTGGTCGGGCTGCCGCTGCTGGCGATCGGCCCCGACCTGCTGCCGGAGTTCTTCCCCACGGACTGGCGCCCGACCGTGACGTCGTGGGTGAGCGCGCTGTACTTCCCGGCACTCGGCGCGATGATCACCCTGGCGCTGACCACGCTGTACAAGCTCGCCCTGCCGCGGAAGCTGCCGTGGCACCGCGGGCTGCCCGGCGCGGTGCTCGCCATGGTCGTGTTCCTGCTTTCCTCGGTCGGTCTGCGCGTCTACCTGAACTGGATCACCAAGACCGGCTACACCTACGGCGCGCTGGCCGCACCGATCGCGTTCCTGCTGCTGATGTTCTTCATCGGGCTGGCCGTGGTCGGCGGGGCGTACTTCAACAGCGCGATCCAGGAGCTGTGGCCGGCGAAGGCCACGCGGCGGCAGCGGCGCAAGTGGCGGCGGCTGGAGATGGAACGCGCTTCCGAGCGGCTGCGCTCGGAAGAGGGCCGCAAGCTGTGGGAGCGCACGACCACGCCGCTCAAGCGCCCGCGCGGCGAAGACGTCTCCGAAAACGGCGGCGCACCGTCCGAAGAGGACACACCGTCACCGAGCGCACCGGAACCGGCACCGAGCGCTCCTCAGGGTCGCGTCTCCTCCCAACGGACGACCCGGAATCCACCCTCAGACTGA
- a CDS encoding efflux RND transporter permease subunit, with translation MSVLARLSLRNRSLIGLLALVVVGFGAFALPQLKQQLFPSLQFPQAQIVTAYAGASPDAVDRQVTEPLEGALQGLKGLEEIDSTSSDGVSRVVARFEFGTDIDGAVQQIQQVVNQVRPRLPQNSEPAVSAGSTDDLPVVLVAAGTTGDPQALAPALTDQVAPELRKIDGVRTVTVTGVQQPRVTITLDYAKLAAAGVDPTSIATTLQTAGAAIPAGTLTEGGKTLSVQVGGGQTTVDTIRNLYLMPSAASASRPGTPARGPVKLGDVADVQAGFAPPTSITRTNGKPSLGLSITMVDNGNAVAISDAVRDKLPDLAKKTGAEMNVVFDQGTPVKDAISGLTTEGLLGLAFAVIVILLFLLSVRSTLVTAVSIPLSVVVALLALWTGDLSLNLLTLGALTIAIGRVVDDSIVVLENIKRHLGYGEEKQRAVLDGVREVAGAVTSSTLTTVAVFLPIAFVGGFVGELFSPFAITVTVALLASLLVSLTVVPVLAYWFLKRPAVPADAIEAERAREAAVEKERRGLLQRAYLPVIRFATKRRLTVVLLALLIFAGTVGLATRLNTNFLDQSGGTTLNMTQKLPAGTSVEAKEQAATAVEQALAAEQSVQTYQVSVGGGGAFGFGGGTNTSISVTVAKDTDLDALSDRLRAKLASRPELGEIKIGADASGFNSDQISVTVTAPSEAALKPASDQVVQALGGVSGLTEVTSDLAVGSPRVQVEVDDAAAAARGLSASTIGQVANQAIAGRTVTQLPVGGQRTDVVLRAGTAPVTVDQVKGLPIPGPTGVVRLDEVAKVSTVDGPAAVHRTGGDLSTTVTAKNTGDNLSKTTADIKAKLDGLTFTGGASYSLGGVSQDQQEAFSNLFLALLAAIAIVFLIMVATFRSLIQPLILLVSIPFAATGAIGLLLATGTALGLPALIGMLMLVGIVVTNAIVLIDLINQYRAEGMSVSEAVTEGGRRRLRPILMTAAATIFALVPMALGITGQGGFIGQPLAIVVIGGLVSSTLLTLVLVPTLYTMVETRKERRRARREARRTQAKAPESESLDPAPTA, from the coding sequence ATGTCCGTGCTGGCCAGATTGAGCCTGCGCAACCGAAGCCTGATCGGCCTGCTCGCGCTCGTCGTCGTCGGGTTCGGGGCGTTCGCGCTGCCGCAGCTCAAGCAGCAGCTGTTCCCGTCCCTGCAGTTCCCGCAGGCCCAGATCGTCACCGCGTACGCGGGCGCTTCGCCGGACGCGGTCGACCGGCAGGTCACCGAGCCCCTCGAAGGCGCGCTGCAGGGGCTGAAGGGCCTCGAGGAGATCGACTCCACGTCGTCGGACGGCGTGTCGCGCGTGGTCGCGCGGTTCGAGTTCGGCACCGACATCGACGGCGCCGTCCAGCAGATCCAGCAGGTGGTGAACCAGGTCCGGCCGCGGCTGCCGCAGAACTCCGAGCCCGCCGTGTCCGCCGGCAGCACCGACGACCTGCCGGTGGTGCTGGTCGCCGCGGGCACGACCGGTGACCCGCAGGCGCTCGCGCCCGCGCTGACCGACCAGGTCGCCCCGGAGCTGCGCAAGATCGACGGCGTCCGCACGGTCACCGTCACCGGCGTGCAGCAGCCGCGCGTCACGATCACTTTGGACTACGCGAAGCTGGCCGCCGCGGGCGTCGACCCCACGTCGATCGCGACCACGCTGCAGACGGCGGGCGCCGCTATCCCGGCCGGCACGCTGACCGAAGGCGGCAAGACGCTGAGCGTCCAGGTCGGCGGCGGGCAGACCACTGTGGACACGATCCGCAACCTCTACCTCATGCCCAGCGCCGCTTCTGCGTCCCGGCCGGGCACCCCGGCGCGCGGACCGGTGAAGCTGGGTGACGTCGCCGACGTCCAGGCCGGCTTCGCGCCGCCGACGTCGATCACGCGCACCAACGGCAAGCCGAGCCTCGGTCTCTCGATCACCATGGTGGACAACGGGAACGCCGTCGCGATCTCCGACGCCGTGCGCGACAAGCTGCCGGACCTGGCGAAGAAGACCGGCGCCGAGATGAACGTCGTGTTCGACCAGGGCACCCCGGTCAAGGACGCGATCAGCGGCCTGACCACCGAAGGCCTGCTGGGCCTGGCGTTCGCCGTCATCGTCATCCTGCTGTTCCTGCTGTCGGTGCGCTCGACGCTGGTGACCGCGGTGTCGATCCCGCTGTCGGTGGTGGTCGCGCTGCTGGCGCTGTGGACCGGCGACCTGTCGCTCAACCTGCTCACCCTCGGCGCGCTGACCATCGCGATCGGCCGGGTGGTCGACGACTCGATCGTCGTGCTGGAGAACATCAAACGGCACTTGGGTTACGGCGAAGAGAAGCAGCGGGCGGTGCTCGACGGCGTCCGCGAGGTCGCGGGCGCGGTGACGTCGTCCACGCTGACGACCGTCGCGGTATTCCTGCCGATCGCGTTCGTCGGCGGGTTCGTCGGCGAGCTGTTCTCGCCGTTCGCGATCACGGTGACGGTGGCGCTGCTGGCTTCGCTGCTCGTGTCGCTGACCGTGGTCCCGGTGCTGGCGTACTGGTTCCTGAAGCGGCCGGCCGTCCCGGCGGACGCCATCGAGGCCGAGCGGGCGCGCGAAGCGGCCGTCGAGAAGGAGCGCCGCGGCCTCCTGCAGCGGGCCTACCTGCCGGTGATCCGGTTCGCCACCAAGCGGCGGCTGACCGTCGTGCTGCTGGCGCTGCTGATCTTCGCCGGCACGGTCGGGCTCGCGACGCGGCTCAACACGAACTTCCTCGACCAGTCCGGCGGCACCACGCTGAACATGACGCAGAAGCTGCCCGCGGGCACCAGCGTCGAGGCCAAGGAGCAGGCCGCCACGGCGGTCGAGCAGGCGCTCGCGGCGGAGCAGTCCGTGCAGACCTACCAGGTCAGCGTCGGCGGGGGCGGCGCGTTCGGCTTCGGCGGCGGCACCAACACGAGCATTTCGGTCACCGTCGCGAAGGACACCGACCTCGACGCGCTGTCGGACCGGCTGCGCGCGAAGCTGGCGTCGCGGCCGGAGCTGGGCGAGATCAAGATCGGCGCGGACGCGTCGGGCTTCAACTCCGACCAGATCTCGGTGACGGTGACCGCGCCGTCGGAAGCCGCGCTCAAGCCGGCGTCCGACCAGGTCGTCCAGGCGCTGGGCGGGGTGTCCGGGCTGACCGAGGTGACCAGTGACCTGGCCGTCGGCTCGCCGCGGGTGCAGGTCGAGGTGGACGACGCCGCGGCCGCCGCGCGCGGGCTGTCGGCGAGCACCATCGGCCAGGTCGCCAACCAGGCGATCGCCGGCCGCACGGTGACGCAGCTGCCGGTCGGCGGGCAGCGCACCGACGTCGTGCTGCGGGCCGGCACCGCGCCGGTCACGGTCGACCAGGTGAAGGGCCTGCCGATCCCGGGCCCCACCGGTGTCGTCCGGCTCGACGAGGTCGCGAAGGTGTCCACTGTGGACGGCCCGGCGGCGGTGCACCGCACCGGCGGCGACCTGAGCACCACGGTGACGGCCAAGAACACCGGCGACAACCTGAGCAAGACGACCGCGGACATCAAGGCCAAGCTGGACGGCCTGACGTTCACCGGCGGCGCGTCCTACTCGCTCGGCGGCGTGAGCCAGGACCAGCAGGAGGCGTTCTCGAACCTGTTCCTGGCGCTGCTGGCGGCGATCGCGATCGTGTTCCTGATCATGGTGGCGACGTTCCGCAGCCTGATCCAGCCGCTGATCCTGCTGGTGTCGATCCCGTTCGCGGCGACCGGCGCGATCGGCCTGCTGCTGGCGACCGGCACCGCGCTCGGCCTCCCGGCGCTGATCGGCATGCTGATGCTGGTCGGCATCGTGGTGACGAACGCGATCGTGCTGATCGACCTGATCAACCAGTACCGCGCCGAAGGGATGAGCGTCTCGGAGGCGGTCACCGAGGGCGGCCGGCGCCGGCTGCGCCCGATCCTGATGACCGCGGCGGCGACGATCTTCGCGCTCGTCCCGATGGCACTGGGCATCACCGGCCAGGGCGGCTTCATCGGCCAGCCCCTCGCCATCGTGGTGATCGGCGGGTTGGTCAGCTCGACACTGCTGACCCTGGTGCTGGTCCCGACGCTCTACACGATGGTCGAGACCCGCAAGGAACGGCGCCGCGCTCGTCGCGAAGCTCGCCGCACCCAGGCGAAGGCCCCGGAATCGGAGTCCCTGGACCCCGCCCCGACCGCCTGA
- a CDS encoding ATP-binding cassette domain-containing protein: MSEPILEIKGLNKSFGPVHVLHDVDFDVRAGEVTALVGDNGAGKSTLVKCIAGIHPYDSGAVRFNGQDAHIRGPKDAADLGIEVVYQDLALADNLDIVQNMFLGRERGSSWKLDEASMEKAARETLASLSVRTVKSVRTPVSSLSGGQRQTVAIAKSVLWNSKVVVLDEPTAALGVAQTRQVLDLVRRLAEQGLGVVLISHNMADVFEVADRISVLYLGRLVAEVHTKDVSHGQIVELITAGRSGDLGLARPEAVVL; encoded by the coding sequence ATGAGTGAGCCCATCCTCGAGATCAAGGGCCTGAACAAGAGTTTCGGCCCCGTCCACGTCCTCCACGACGTGGACTTCGACGTGCGTGCGGGCGAAGTGACCGCGCTGGTCGGCGACAACGGCGCCGGCAAGTCGACCCTCGTCAAGTGCATCGCCGGCATCCACCCGTACGACTCGGGGGCCGTGCGGTTCAACGGGCAGGACGCCCACATCCGGGGCCCGAAGGACGCCGCCGACCTCGGCATCGAGGTCGTCTACCAGGACCTCGCGCTCGCCGACAACCTCGACATCGTGCAGAACATGTTCCTCGGGCGCGAGCGCGGGAGCAGCTGGAAGCTCGACGAAGCCAGCATGGAGAAGGCCGCTCGCGAGACGCTGGCCTCCCTGTCGGTGCGGACGGTCAAGTCGGTCCGGACGCCGGTCTCCTCGCTTTCCGGTGGTCAGCGCCAGACGGTGGCCATCGCCAAGTCGGTCCTGTGGAACAGCAAGGTCGTCGTCCTGGACGAGCCGACCGCCGCCCTCGGTGTCGCGCAGACCCGGCAGGTGCTGGACCTCGTCCGCCGCCTGGCCGAGCAGGGTCTGGGGGTCGTGCTGATCAGCCACAACATGGCCGACGTCTTCGAGGTCGCCGACCGCATCTCCGTCCTCTACCTCGGCCGGCTCGTCGCCGAGGTGCACACGAAGGACGTCAGCCACGGCCAGATCGTGGAACTGATCACCGCGGGTCGCTCCGGTGACCTCGGCCTGGCCCGGCCCGAAGCCGTGGTCCTGTGA